The Methanothrix soehngenii GP6 genome has a window encoding:
- a CDS encoding flavin reductase family protein, with amino-acid sequence MKVRAPGVEGCLAWAECTLEEEIAGEKFVLVIGKVVHLEADDKFFNSEGEMDF; translated from the coding sequence TTGAAGGTCAGGGCACCCGGTGTCGAGGGCTGTCTGGCCTGGGCCGAGTGCACCCTGGAAGAGGAGATAGCAGGAGAAAAGTTCGTGCTGGTGATCGGAAAGGTGGTTCATCTGGAAGCTGACGATAAGTTCTTCAATTCCGAAGGCGAAATGGACTTCTAA
- a CDS encoding nitroreductase family protein → MEALEAIKTRRSIRKFKPQDIPREIYRELLEAAMLAPSAGNEQPWQFVAIDDRRILDQIPLICPTAAMCRQSPLAILVCGDSRYERYPDFWVQDCSAAVENILLAAHALGLGAVWAGVYPMKDRIEGFRRLFALPDEITPFALIALGYPNEKPAPSKRYKEERVHYNQW, encoded by the coding sequence ATGGAAGCCCTGGAAGCAATAAAAACTCGCAGAAGCATCAGAAAATTCAAGCCTCAAGATATCCCCAGAGAGATCTATAGAGAGCTGCTTGAGGCGGCCATGCTTGCCCCCTCTGCCGGAAACGAGCAGCCATGGCAATTTGTGGCGATAGACGACCGCAGGATTCTGGATCAGATTCCCCTGATCTGCCCCACTGCGGCAATGTGCAGGCAATCCCCTCTGGCTATTCTGGTTTGCGGGGACAGCAGATATGAGAGATATCCAGATTTCTGGGTGCAGGACTGCTCTGCTGCTGTGGAGAACATTCTGCTGGCTGCGCATGCCCTGGGCCTGGGAGCGGTATGGGCTGGAGTCTATCCTATGAAGGACAGGATAGAGGGATTCAGGAGACTATTTGCCCTTCCGGATGAGATCACACCATTTGCCCTGATCGCTCTGGGCTACCCGAACGAAAAACCGGCCCCCTCCAAAAGATACAAGGAGGAGAGGGTGCATTATAACCAATGGTAG
- a CDS encoding flavin reductase family protein — MKISLGKKTLLYPAPVCVVGTYDHAGKPNVMTAAWAGICCSSPPCIAVSLRKATYTYGNILERKAFTVSLPSEEYIHQADYFGMASGRDEDKFARTRLTPVKGELVDAPFVKEFPLALECSLHSSVQIGLHTEFIGEILDVKAEESCVGPDGLPDIEKIRPLLFSPEGRKYHGVGKFLGSAFQMGRMI, encoded by the coding sequence ATGAAGATATCTCTGGGAAAGAAGACCTTGCTGTATCCTGCGCCGGTTTGCGTGGTTGGGACCTATGACCATGCTGGAAAGCCGAATGTGATGACCGCTGCCTGGGCAGGCATCTGCTGCTCCAGCCCGCCATGCATTGCCGTCTCTCTTCGCAAGGCAACTTACACCTATGGAAATATCCTGGAGCGAAAAGCTTTCACTGTGAGCCTGCCCTCTGAGGAATACATTCATCAGGCGGACTATTTCGGCATGGCCTCCGGGAGGGACGAGGACAAATTCGCCAGGACAAGGCTCACCCCAGTAAAGGGGGAGTTGGTTGACGCTCCTTTTGTAAAAGAGTTCCCCCTCGCCCTGGAATGCAGCCTGCACTCCTCTGTCCAGATCGGTCTGCACACGGAATTCATAGGAGAGATTCTGGATGTCAAAGCGGAAGAGAGCTGCGTGGGTCCCGATGGCCTTCCGGATATCGAGAAGATAAGGCCGCTTCTGTTCTCGCCTGAGGGGCGCAAATATCACGGGGTGGGAAAATTCCTGGGCAGTGCCTTCCAGATGGGAAGAATGATTTAG
- a CDS encoding helix-turn-helix domain-containing protein — translation MLKAYKFRLYPTKSP, via the coding sequence ATGCTTAAGGCTTACAAGTTCAGGCTTTATCCCACAAAGAGCCCATGA
- a CDS encoding IS110 family RNA-guided transposase: protein MDSDKEIVCGADIHKDFLIATMISRSGLKLQERFNMNQDGLLAFRSWIINHRCQRLAVESTGGFWYPIFTILEGHVEFILANAYQIRNIEHKKTDKLDSERIAIYCLNNLITPSRIYPKDYRDLRSITRARETLVNARSKIKNQIHQSLSTCCIKLSSVISDSFGKSGRYIIDRLLEGKTIDQIISGIPSKRIRKKEDELREAIKNGLDPVQVFLIKANLDVIDDISKKIKILEAEIAEKVKPFEDDLKIILSVPGVGFISAATIIAEMGDYRDFPSADKMAKYFGIVPSVYQSAGKLRTGKITKTGSKHMRRILVEVAKAISRTKKNSRLMRFFQRILARCGKKNIATVALARKVLCIIYHLLMNHENYQEPEVTKTKPKIPSSVSPIRMMDIDEMIKIISQAGYLVEKDLKEGCG from the coding sequence ATGGACTCAGATAAGGAAATAGTTTGCGGAGCAGATATCCACAAGGATTTTCTTATTGCTACAATGATATCCCGAAGTGGATTGAAGCTCCAAGAACGTTTTAATATGAACCAAGATGGCCTCTTGGCATTCAGATCCTGGATAATAAACCACAGATGCCAGAGGCTGGCTGTAGAATCCACGGGAGGTTTTTGGTATCCTATCTTCACCATTCTAGAAGGTCATGTCGAATTTATCCTGGCCAATGCATATCAGATCCGGAATATTGAGCACAAGAAAACCGATAAACTTGATTCGGAACGAATCGCGATATATTGTCTCAATAATCTCATCACGCCCTCCAGAATCTATCCAAAAGACTACCGAGATCTAAGAAGCATAACTCGTGCTCGTGAGACACTGGTCAATGCAAGGTCCAAAATCAAGAACCAGATTCATCAATCACTTTCGACCTGCTGCATCAAGCTCTCCTCAGTCATATCCGACTCTTTTGGCAAATCTGGAAGATATATCATTGATAGGCTTCTGGAAGGAAAGACGATCGATCAGATCATATCTGGAATACCTTCGAAGAGGATTCGGAAAAAGGAGGACGAACTCAGAGAAGCCATCAAGAATGGATTAGATCCCGTTCAGGTATTTTTGATCAAGGCAAATCTTGATGTCATAGATGATATTAGCAAGAAGATAAAAATTCTGGAAGCTGAGATCGCCGAAAAAGTCAAACCCTTCGAGGATGATTTGAAAATTATTTTGTCTGTTCCAGGTGTTGGATTCATTTCGGCAGCTACCATTATTGCAGAAATGGGAGATTACAGGGACTTTCCGAGTGCGGATAAGATGGCAAAGTACTTCGGTATTGTGCCTTCGGTCTACCAATCGGCAGGGAAGCTGCGAACTGGGAAGATCACTAAGACGGGATCTAAGCATATGCGAAGGATCTTGGTGGAAGTTGCAAAAGCCATATCCAGGACCAAGAAGAATTCAAGGTTAATGAGATTCTTCCAGAGGATATTGGCAAGGTGCGGAAAGAAGAATATTGCAACCGTTGCGCTCGCCAGAAAAGTGCTCTGCATCATCTATCATTTGCTTATGAATCACGAGAATTATCAAGAACCAGAGGTCACGAAAACCAAACCAAAAATTCCCAGCTCTGTTTCGCCCATAAGAATGATGGATATCGACGAGATGATAAAGATCATCAGTCAGGCAGGATACTTGGTGGAGAAAGATTTGAAGGAGGGATGCGGATGA
- a CDS encoding oxidoreductase yields the protein MYERLFSTGRIGRIEIKNRVVMTPMGTVIAAPGGGVNDDIIAYYEARAKGGVGLIESELCRVLNGAGAAMTCQLAARNLADVAGLARLVDVVHKYGTKIFIQLHHPGGQGSSAIGGEPIVAASAVKSPTAYETPHALQVEEIAKIESAFISGALFTKMAGADGVLLHGAHGYLINSFLSPYLNKRTDDYGGSLENRMRFLLDIIRGIREQCGGDFPIGVRLSVEEFLGKEGNDLEESCRICEVLKEAGVDFIDVSCTIPGSPEVCACIEPGTYEQGWKRYMAAEIKKHVNIPIIAVCNIKEPDVAEEILVEGCCDFIGVARGHLADPEWCNKAQAGKAQTIRKCIGCLSCFQEIESQRHVKCAVNPKLGREREFENPKYNGQGRTVVVVGGGPAGIEAALLLDSRGFHVVLFDPAKRLGGTLNIADKGVGKEKITRLVDGLIAQVSASDIELRMGEEATVEKVKALSPCGIFVACGAIASMPPIPGIDGKNVVTAEDVLIGKAQLKGDCIILGSGMTGLETAEVVLKAGHRTTIVDMLHEIGQGVPIMVLIDIKRRLSEYGPAYMLGHKALEIAEDGVVLERVADGEKVFVNGETIILALGVQPRKEVLKAFRDAFPQAHIIGDANRGGRILEATQEAYGKAFVFES from the coding sequence ATGTACGAGAGACTGTTCAGCACGGGGCGCATTGGGCGGATCGAGATCAAGAACCGAGTTGTGATGACGCCGATGGGTACGGTGATTGCAGCTCCAGGGGGAGGCGTCAACGACGACATCATCGCCTACTATGAGGCGCGGGCTAAAGGTGGTGTCGGTCTTATCGAGAGTGAGCTCTGCCGTGTGCTCAATGGTGCTGGAGCGGCCATGACCTGCCAGCTGGCAGCACGAAACCTCGCTGACGTTGCTGGATTGGCACGCCTCGTTGATGTCGTGCACAAGTACGGCACAAAGATATTCATCCAGCTCCATCACCCCGGTGGCCAGGGATCATCTGCCATCGGCGGCGAGCCTATAGTCGCTGCATCGGCAGTCAAATCACCTACTGCTTATGAGACACCACACGCACTCCAGGTCGAAGAAATAGCAAAAATCGAATCCGCCTTCATCTCCGGTGCATTGTTCACCAAGATGGCAGGAGCTGACGGCGTCCTGCTGCATGGTGCACACGGCTATTTGATCAACAGCTTTCTTTCGCCGTATCTGAACAAACGAACTGACGACTACGGTGGAAGCTTGGAGAACCGAATGCGTTTTCTGCTTGATATTATCAGAGGCATCCGCGAGCAGTGCGGAGGCGATTTCCCGATAGGCGTGCGGCTTTCCGTCGAGGAGTTCCTGGGAAAAGAGGGGAATGACCTCGAGGAAAGCTGCAGGATCTGCGAGGTGTTGAAGGAGGCAGGAGTCGACTTCATCGATGTGAGCTGCACCATTCCAGGAAGCCCTGAGGTCTGCGCATGCATAGAGCCCGGCACCTACGAGCAGGGTTGGAAGAGATATATGGCAGCTGAGATAAAGAAGCACGTGAACATTCCAATTATTGCGGTCTGCAATATCAAAGAGCCCGATGTAGCCGAAGAGATACTTGTCGAAGGATGCTGCGATTTCATCGGAGTGGCCCGTGGCCATCTGGCAGATCCAGAATGGTGCAACAAGGCCCAAGCGGGAAAAGCCCAGACAATCCGCAAATGCATTGGTTGCCTCTCCTGCTTCCAGGAGATAGAGAGCCAACGCCACGTCAAATGCGCAGTAAATCCAAAACTGGGACGGGAGCGGGAGTTCGAGAATCCCAAATATAACGGCCAAGGGCGAACGGTCGTGGTCGTCGGTGGTGGACCGGCCGGCATCGAGGCAGCGTTGCTTCTCGATAGTCGCGGGTTTCATGTCGTGCTCTTCGATCCGGCAAAACGTTTAGGAGGCACTCTGAACATCGCCGACAAGGGCGTGGGCAAGGAGAAGATAACAAGGCTAGTGGACGGATTGATTGCGCAGGTTTCTGCGAGCGATATCGAGCTGCGGATGGGAGAGGAGGCAACCGTCGAGAAGGTCAAAGCCCTATCGCCCTGCGGGATTTTCGTAGCCTGTGGTGCTATAGCCTCGATGCCGCCCATCCCTGGCATCGATGGAAAAAATGTCGTCACTGCCGAGGATGTGCTCATCGGAAAAGCCCAGCTCAAAGGCGATTGCATTATCCTCGGCTCGGGAATGACGGGACTTGAGACAGCGGAGGTTGTGCTGAAGGCCGGGCACCGGACAACGATTGTCGACATGCTGCATGAAATCGGCCAGGGCGTACCCATCATGGTCCTAATTGATATCAAACGGCGGCTGTCAGAATATGGGCCGGCTTATATGCTCGGACATAAGGCCTTGGAGATAGCCGAGGATGGAGTTGTCTTGGAGCGCGTAGCTGATGGAGAAAAGGTCTTCGTCAATGGCGAGACGATCATCTTGGCGCTCGGAGTTCAACCCCGAAAAGAGGTTTTGAAGGCCTTCAGGGATGCTTTTCCACAGGCGCATATCATCGGGGATGCAAACCGCGGAGGAAGGATTCTTGAGGCGACACAGGAAGCATATGGCAAGGCATTCGTCTTTGAATCCTGA
- a CDS encoding sodium:solute symporter family protein codes for MKGLADFHLAGKNQGTIALTGTFCATIMGASTTIGMAGLGYSRGLPGSWWLLSGTIGMLLLSVLLAEKIRATGCSTLPQLVGSFWGERARAAASILIAISWIGVIAVQIIASGNILLAVFGGDISHYMVACTMVFVLYTAYGGKVSVIRTDMFQILIIIFGMIALFWQALKAAGPLPLIQLSFPTSAEMNCWEVISMILVVGSAYLIGPDMYSHIFSSRSSKGAKASAFISAVLLIPLAFLITSLGIFSRYLYPTITPEQAIPSLMAGLLSPAIVGLVAAALLAAFMSSADTCLMTATSILTFDIYGEVYRRVRSNADPNAIQDHMMKVSRIAVVAIGASALILAVSNPDIIKTLLIAYTVFTSGLLMPVLAGFYKDRLGLTCNGALSAIAGGGFIAIILGQSYPLLGMTASAVILFAASWLERWLARRQIKRIC; via the coding sequence TTGAAAGGGCTGGCGGACTTCCATCTTGCTGGCAAAAACCAGGGGACTATAGCCCTCACAGGCACCTTTTGTGCAACGATAATGGGAGCCTCCACAACCATAGGAATGGCTGGCCTGGGATACAGCCGGGGGCTTCCCGGTTCCTGGTGGCTGCTCTCGGGCACAATAGGAATGCTGTTGCTGTCTGTTCTTCTGGCTGAAAAGATAAGAGCCACCGGATGTAGCACTCTGCCCCAGCTTGTCGGCTCCTTCTGGGGGGAGAGAGCAAGGGCTGCTGCATCTATTCTCATCGCCATTTCCTGGATAGGCGTGATCGCCGTTCAGATCATAGCTTCTGGAAATATCCTTTTAGCGGTCTTTGGTGGGGATATATCCCATTACATGGTTGCCTGCACTATGGTATTCGTTCTCTATACTGCATATGGAGGAAAAGTTTCCGTCATAAGAACTGACATGTTTCAGATCCTGATAATAATTTTTGGAATGATAGCCCTTTTCTGGCAAGCCTTGAAGGCCGCGGGACCCTTGCCCCTCATCCAGCTGAGCTTTCCCACATCTGCTGAAATGAATTGCTGGGAAGTGATCTCCATGATTTTGGTCGTAGGTTCAGCTTACCTTATTGGCCCGGATATGTATTCGCATATATTCTCCTCCCGCAGCTCAAAAGGGGCGAAGGCGTCTGCATTCATTTCCGCGGTCCTCCTGATACCCCTGGCATTTCTGATCACCTCACTGGGAATATTCTCCAGATATCTCTATCCGACAATCACCCCAGAGCAGGCGATTCCATCCCTGATGGCAGGGCTCCTCTCGCCAGCGATTGTGGGCTTGGTGGCCGCAGCTCTCCTGGCCGCCTTTATGTCCTCAGCCGATACCTGCCTCATGACTGCCACATCTATCCTCACCTTCGATATTTATGGAGAGGTGTACAGGAGGGTGAGGAGCAACGCAGATCCAAACGCCATTCAGGACCATATGATGAAGGTCTCCAGGATAGCAGTAGTGGCAATAGGAGCATCTGCTCTAATTCTTGCAGTCTCCAATCCCGATATCATCAAAACCCTGCTCATCGCCTACACAGTATTCACCAGCGGCCTTCTCATGCCTGTGCTCGCCGGATTCTATAAAGATAGACTCGGGCTTACATGTAATGGAGCTCTCTCGGCCATTGCAGGAGGAGGGTTCATTGCCATCATTCTGGGCCAGAGCTATCCACTGCTAGGCATGACGGCCTCTGCGGTGATTCTCTTTGCAGCAAGCTGGCTGGAGAGGTGGCTGGCAAGAAGACAAATAAAGAGAATCTGTTAA
- a CDS encoding heavy-metal-associated domain-containing protein, giving the protein MSGNKKIELKISGMACGGCSAAVERALFGLDGVSSARVDLGQKTAYVEYDSAKLSEQDFRRAVEAAGYKIE; this is encoded by the coding sequence ATGTCGGGAAATAAGAAGATCGAACTGAAGATCTCTGGTATGGCCTGCGGCGGATGTTCGGCTGCGGTGGAAAGAGCCCTCTTTGGTCTTGACGGTGTCAGCAGTGCCAGGGTCGATCTAGGACAGAAGACCGCCTACGTAGAGTATGATTCCGCAAAGCTGTCCGAGCAGGACTTCAGGCGAGCGGTGGAGGCTGCGGGATATAAGATCGAATGA
- a CDS encoding RNA chaperone Hfq, with the protein MSDEEKSTAKQSSPQFIPKLKGKRVLIRLTSGGQPVTGTIESFNSYEILLQTAKGELLVFKHAIATIEVVDEPRGYRPAV; encoded by the coding sequence ATGTCTGATGAAGAAAAATCCACTGCAAAGCAATCCTCGCCTCAATTCATACCCAAATTAAAGGGCAAAAGGGTATTGATCCGTCTGACCTCCGGAGGTCAGCCGGTTACTGGGACTATTGAGTCATTCAACTCATATGAGATCCTGCTCCAGACTGCAAAGGGAGAGCTACTGGTATTCAAGCATGCTATTGCCACCATCGAGGTCGTGGACGAGCCCAGAGGGTATAGGCCTGCCGTATGA
- a CDS encoding RNA-guided endonuclease InsQ/TnpB family protein yields MKSQITKMERTLDLCRWTYNQTLAYRKNAWENEGKSVSKYETNALLPGWKEDKPELRDVYAQTLQNVQERVDLAFKAFFRRIKAGEEPGYPRFRGKGWYDSFTYPQPEKGGNLVNGMVRLPKIGDIKIKLHRQIEGKIKRLTVRRTATGKWFACFSVETEDVPLPPWKDGAVVGIDVGLESFATFSNGETIANPRFFREEEHELARAQRKLSKAPKGTPDRKKALKVVERVHERIANKRYEFAHRVSHNLVDRFGLIAFEDLNIKGMVHNHCLAKSISDVAWNMLVTLTSYKAASAGSVVVLVDPRNTSKMCSRCGTLIEKSLSDRVHNCTLCGLSMDRDWNAAINILRLGLQSVGTGSRGSPAI; encoded by the coding sequence GTGAAGTCTCAGATAACCAAGATGGAGCGAACGCTGGACTTGTGCCGATGGACATACAACCAGACTCTAGCATACAGAAAGAACGCCTGGGAGAATGAAGGCAAATCAGTTTCCAAATATGAAACGAACGCTCTTCTTCCTGGTTGGAAAGAGGATAAACCCGAACTGAGAGACGTATATGCTCAGACCCTTCAGAATGTTCAGGAGCGGGTAGATCTAGCCTTTAAAGCCTTTTTCAGAAGGATTAAGGCGGGAGAAGAACCCGGATATCCCAGATTCCGAGGGAAGGGTTGGTACGATTCATTTACTTATCCACAACCTGAGAAGGGCGGCAATCTTGTTAACGGCATGGTACGTCTTCCCAAGATAGGCGATATCAAGATCAAGCTCCATCGCCAGATAGAAGGCAAGATCAAACGGCTGACCGTCAGAAGGACAGCCACAGGCAAATGGTTTGCATGCTTCTCCGTCGAAACGGAAGATGTTCCTCTCCCCCCCTGGAAAGATGGGGCTGTAGTAGGTATTGATGTCGGCCTTGAGAGCTTCGCCACCTTTTCCAATGGTGAGACGATAGCTAATCCTCGATTCTTCCGAGAAGAAGAACACGAGTTAGCTAGAGCCCAAAGGAAACTCTCTAAGGCTCCTAAAGGAACTCCAGATCGCAAGAAAGCTCTTAAGGTTGTTGAGCGAGTCCATGAGCGGATAGCTAACAAGCGATATGAGTTTGCCCATCGGGTTAGTCATAACTTGGTAGATAGATTTGGTCTAATAGCTTTTGAAGATCTTAACATCAAAGGCATGGTTCATAATCATTGCCTGGCTAAAAGCATCTCAGACGTAGCTTGGAACATGCTAGTGACTTTAACCTCTTACAAGGCTGCAAGTGCCGGTTCGGTGGTGGTCCTGGTAGATCCAAGGAATACGTCTAAGATGTGTTCCAGGTGTGGTACTCTCATTGAAAAGTCGCTGTCCGATAGAGTCCATAACTGCACTCTGTGCGGGCTGTCGATGGACCGGGATTGGAACGCAGCGATAAATATTCTCAGATTGGGATTGCAATCTGTCGGCACAGGAAGCCGTGGAAGCCCTGCTATTTAG
- a CDS encoding SDR family NAD(P)-dependent oxidoreductase — protein MSETKKYYENKVAVVTGGASGIGLALCEAMLASGANKVILADINKEKLDRERARLEVEYPGRVLGLMCDVTSEESVKDLIAKSAAFGEGRIDILFNNAGVGLSGLFEQQTNEIWEKAFAINFYSAIYGIRAAIPIMRAQGGGHIINVISGIAFSPMAQQSMYSATKAALNGLTLALRYEYWDENICFTSATPGTTKTGIWAAGGIEPPKGAQTAEQSAKRILEGVARKDRLVLGDDADVEGATNCFNPKAAEGMDAYLLDVARKRRSGEWVV, from the coding sequence ATGAGTGAGACGAAAAAGTACTACGAGAACAAGGTAGCCGTGGTTACCGGTGGCGCATCGGGAATTGGGCTGGCTCTCTGCGAGGCGATGCTGGCCTCGGGCGCCAACAAGGTCATCCTGGCCGACATCAATAAGGAGAAGCTCGATCGGGAGAGGGCCCGGCTCGAAGTAGAATATCCGGGCAGAGTGCTCGGCCTGATGTGTGACGTTACCAGCGAGGAAAGCGTAAAGGATTTGATCGCCAAATCTGCAGCCTTCGGCGAAGGGCGTATAGACATACTCTTCAACAACGCAGGAGTGGGTTTGAGTGGTCTATTTGAGCAACAGACCAATGAGATCTGGGAGAAGGCTTTTGCGATCAACTTTTATAGCGCCATCTACGGCATACGTGCCGCAATTCCAATCATGCGAGCACAAGGCGGCGGCCATATCATAAATGTGATATCAGGCATAGCGTTTTCCCCTATGGCTCAGCAGTCGATGTATTCTGCGACAAAAGCCGCATTGAACGGTTTAACTCTGGCCCTTCGTTATGAGTATTGGGATGAGAATATCTGCTTCACCTCGGCAACGCCTGGCACAACGAAAACTGGTATCTGGGCAGCAGGAGGCATTGAGCCACCGAAAGGCGCTCAGACTGCCGAGCAGTCGGCGAAGAGGATCTTGGAAGGAGTAGCAAGGAAAGACCGTCTCGTGCTGGGCGATGATGCTGATGTCGAAGGCGCGACCAACTGCTTCAATCCCAAGGCCGCTGAGGGTATGGACGCATATCTGCTCGATGTGGCACGCAAGCGCAGGAGCGGTGAGTGGGTCGTGTAG
- a CDS encoding acetoacetate decarboxylase family protein: MKNGSYFIEREKLNAFMKGAAMNEEEGLYIFWETDPKVARRVLPPQLELIDPEHPQVYSYFVNIREPTFAPWYMEAGIGILGARYKEHTGLYFCNLQLSGPGAQMGLLSGREMSGLPKKMCEKIVVERNDDIAHVVVEAKGRRIFEAEIEIGSYNEPIMEAGFTDLVPGASADGYCFLFKYDICSGKDDNVILQNATLLGYDSVTDYRSWEAASIKSISMEPSLDDPWSELVVIKPLGAAYSINSNWVRGMHVLARFEEKESDDLFSYLFAGRYDRSTISTGHQRYGQY; the protein is encoded by the coding sequence ATGAAGAACGGAAGCTATTTCATCGAACGAGAAAAGCTCAATGCTTTTATGAAGGGGGCTGCGATGAACGAGGAGGAGGGGCTCTACATCTTCTGGGAGACCGATCCAAAGGTCGCGCGACGTGTGCTGCCGCCGCAACTGGAATTGATCGATCCCGAGCATCCTCAAGTCTACTCCTACTTCGTTAACATCAGGGAACCAACCTTCGCCCCATGGTATATGGAGGCCGGTATCGGAATACTTGGTGCTCGGTACAAGGAGCATACAGGCCTGTATTTCTGCAACCTGCAACTGAGCGGGCCGGGCGCGCAGATGGGGCTGCTCTCCGGTCGGGAGATGTCGGGGCTTCCCAAGAAGATGTGCGAGAAGATCGTTGTTGAGCGAAATGACGATATCGCACACGTAGTGGTAGAGGCAAAGGGCAGGCGCATCTTCGAGGCCGAGATAGAGATTGGAAGCTATAACGAGCCGATAATGGAGGCTGGATTCACAGACCTCGTCCCCGGTGCGAGCGCAGACGGCTACTGTTTTCTATTCAAATACGACATATGTTCTGGCAAAGACGACAATGTGATCCTGCAAAACGCCACCCTCCTCGGATACGACAGCGTTACTGACTACAGGAGCTGGGAGGCTGCCAGCATAAAATCGATTTCTATGGAGCCGTCGCTGGACGACCCCTGGTCGGAGCTGGTCGTCATCAAGCCATTGGGTGCCGCATACTCCATCAATTCCAACTGGGTTCGAGGGATGCATGTACTGGCGAGATTCGAGGAAAAGGAGTCTGATGACCTATTCAGCTACCTGTTCGCCGGTCGTTACGACCGCTCGACCATCAGCACGGGCCATCAGCGTTATGGACAATACTAA
- a CDS encoding DUF3303 domain-containing protein has protein sequence MTKYLIKWQKNESLMPADPAMMAKLQLSLLEVARANLKSGKMIDWGSYCDASGGYCIVETNESELFDQILKWYPYISFDAKPVLSVDQVIGAIDKAMIESKPK, from the coding sequence ATGACAAAGTATCTCATTAAATGGCAAAAGAACGAGTCATTGATGCCAGCGGATCCTGCTATGATGGCTAAGTTACAGTTATCATTGCTCGAAGTGGCAAGGGCAAATTTGAAATCTGGTAAGATGATTGACTGGGGATCGTATTGTGATGCATCTGGCGGATACTGCATTGTGGAAACAAATGAATCTGAGCTATTCGATCAAATACTGAAATGGTATCCATATATCTCATTCGATGCAAAGCCGGTTCTTAGTGTGGATCAAGTTATAGGAGCAATCGATAAAGCTATGATTGAATCGAAGCCAAAGTAA